The following proteins come from a genomic window of Canis lupus dingo isolate Sandy chromosome 20, ASM325472v2, whole genome shotgun sequence:
- the LOC112666173 gene encoding voltage-dependent calcium channel beta subunit-associated regulatory protein isoform X2, translating to MQPTPSMATAASAAATAALTSRWDNATGSPTAEPDPVGDNYVLLVVVLSLFVGGTLVVLSGVLLLCKRCWEVHRRFDRATEEAEKTTTTYLDNGAHPAQDPDFRGEDPEGQDAETERFLSTSSTGRRVSFNEAALFEQSRKSQDKGRRSSRSTSATWVKPAQRPPPTPSRPPRPTSPYSSSALPGDPYSSAVGPADFEISPLASSDCGEGTRVRAPERPPPSLPPSRTESDAGTRSAMAVGPGATSGPGEAGPGSGAGPVLQFFTRLRRHASLDGASPYFKVKKWKLDPSQRASSLDTRGSPKRHHFQRQRAASESTEQEEGDAPHMDFIQYIASAGDTVAFPPPHPFLASPTSPSPTLGRLEAAEEAGAAGGASPESPQERSGAGEQQESDGERDSGPEQAQTIYRDIWSLRASLELHAAAASDHSSSGNDRDSVRSGDSSGSGSGSGTAAPTFPPPSPSPPPPPRPADSEAGGPRKLLQMDSGYASIEGRGAGEDGLPSASEKRSSFTSAGRTTTVGSSFEAAPASTEAPARPRSPRAWPRRAPRRDYSIDEKTDALFHEFLRHDPHFDDALPCAARHRARAHPHPHPHARKQWQRGRQHSDPGARAVPAAPAAPFGPDPRPPRAPLRRGDSVDCPPEGRAGEDPAVPAIPVIEEEPGGGGPPGTLLDKLAAGLEDRLFPPRGAQPLAAAPALAVAAAPTSPDHGPA from the exons ATGCAGCCCACGCCCTCCATGGCCACCGCCGCCAGCGCCGCGGCCACGGCCGCGCTGACCTCGAGGTGGGACAACGCCACCGGCAGCCCCACC GCGGAGCCCGACCCGGTGGGGGACAACTacgtgctgctggtggtggtccTGTCGCTGTTCGTGGGCGGCACGCTGGTGGTGCTGTCGGGGGTGCTGCTCCTGTGCAAGCGCTGCTGGGAGGTCCACCGGCGCTTCGACAG GGCCACCGAGGAAGCCGAGAAGACCACCACCACCTACCTGGACAACGGCGCCCACCCAGCCCAAG ACCCCGACTTCAGGGGGGAGGACCCGGAGGGCCAGGACGCGGAGACGGAGCGCTTCCTGTCCACGAGCTCCACGGGCCGCCGGGTGTCCTTCAACGAGGCGGCCCTGTTCGAGCAGAGCCGGAAGTCGCAGGACAAGGGCCGCCG ATCATCACGATCCACGAGTGCGACTTGGGTGAAGCCAGCGCAACGCCCCCCCCCCACGCCGTCGCGGCCCCCAAGGCCAACCTCGCCATATTCCAG CTCCGCCCTGCCAGGTGACCCCTACAGCTCAGCCGTGGGCCCTGCCGACTTCGAGATCAGCCCCTTGGCATCCAGCGACTGCGGGGAAGGCACCCGGGTGAGGGCCCCCGAGCGGCccccgccctccctgcccccttccagGACAGAG TCCGACGCAGGTACGAGGAGCGCCATGGCCGTGGGGCCGGGGGCCACGAGCGGGCCCGGGGAGGCCGGCCCAGGCTCCGGGGCAGGACCTGTCCTGCAGTTCTTCACCCGCCTGCGGCGCCACGCCAGCCTGGACGGGGCGAGCCCCTACTTCAAGGTCAAGAAATGGAAGCTGGACCCCAGCCAGCGGGCATCCAGCCTGGATACCAGAG GCTCCCCCAAGCGGCACCACTTCCAGCGGCAGCGGGCAGCCAGTGAGAGCACGGAGCAGGAGGAGGGCGACGCCCCCCACATGGACTTCATCCAATACATCGCCAGCGCAGGCGACACTGTGGCcttcccgcccccccacccctttctggccagccccaccagcccatcccccactctcgGCAG GCTAGAGGCAGCCGAGGAGGCGGGCGCCGCGGGAGGAGCGAGCCCCGAGTCCCCCCAAGAGCGCAGCGGCGCGGGCGAGCAGCAGGAATCTGATGGTGAGCGGGACTCGGGCCCAGAGCAGGCCCAGACCATCTACCGGGACATCTGGAGCCTGCGCGCCTCGCTCGAGCTGCACGCGGCTGCCGCCTCGGACCACAGCAGCAGCGGCAACGACCGCGACTCGGTGCGCAGCGGCGAcagctcgggctcgggctcgggctccgggaCCGCCGCGCCCACGTTCCCGCCGCCGTCGCCGTCGCCGCCGCCCCCGCCACGGCCCGCGGACAGCGAGGCGGGAGGGCCGCGGAAGCTGCTGCAGATGGACAGCGGCTACGCCAGCATCGAGGGCCGCGGCGCGGGCGAGGACGGGCTCCCCAGCGCGTCCGAGAAGCGCTCGTCCTTCACCAGCGCCGGCCGCACGACCACCGTGGGCAGCAGCTTCGAGGCGGCGCCGGCGTCCACCGaggcgcccgcccggccccgcagcccgcgcgcctggccccgccgcgccccgcgccgcgaCTACAGCATCGACGAGAAGACGGACGCGCTCTTCCACGAGTTCCTGCGCCACGACCCGCACTTCGACGACGCGCTGCCCTGCGCCGCCCGCCACCGCGCCCGcgcgcacccgcacccgcacccgcacgcGCGCAAGCAGTGGCAGCGCGGCCGGCAGCACAGCGACCCCGGGGCGCGCGCCGTCCCCGCCGCGCCCGCGGCCCCCTTCGGCCCCGACCCGCGCCCCCCACGCGCGCCCCTGCGCCGCGGCGACAGCGTCGACTGCCCGCCCGAGGGCCGCGCGGGCGAGGACCCCGCCGTGCCCGCCATCCCGGTCATCGAGGAGGagcccggcggcggcgggcccCCGGGGACGCTGCTGGACAAGCTGGCGGCCGGCCTCGAGGACAGACTGTTCCCGCCGCGCGGCGCCCAGCCCCTCGCCGCGGCCCCCGCGCTGGCCGTCGCCGCCGCGCCCACGTCTCCCGACCACGGCCCGGCCTAA
- the LOC112666173 gene encoding voltage-dependent calcium channel beta subunit-associated regulatory protein isoform X7, with translation MQPTPSMATAASAAATAALTSRRSPTRWGTTTCCWWWSCRCSWAARWWCCRGCCSCASAAGRSTGASTGPPRKPRRPPPPTWTTAPTQPKTGRSSIPTHLCFLRAHAPRLQGGGPGGPGRGDGALPVHELHGPPGVLQRGGPVRAEPEVAGQGPPIITIHECDLGEASATPPPHAVAAPKANLAIFQPPGKALTGRSVGPSSALPGDPYSSAVGPADFEISPLASSDCGEGTRVRAPERPPPSLPPSRTESDAGTRSAMAVGPGATSGPGEAGPGSGAGPVLQFFTRLRRHASLDGASPYFKVKKWKLDPSQRASSLDTRGSPKRHHFQRQRAASESTEQEEGDAPHMDFIQYIASAGDTVAFPPPHPFLASPTSPSPTLGRLEAAEEAGAAGGASPESPQERSGAGEQQESDGERDSGPEQAQTIYRDIWSLRASLELHAAAASDHSSSGNDRDSVRSGDSSGSGSGSGTAAPTFPPPSPSPPPPPRPADSEAGGPRKLLQMDSGYASIEGRGAGEDGLPSASEKRSSFTSAGRTTTVGSSFEAAPASTEAPARPRSPRAWPRRAPRRDYSIDEKTDALFHEFLRHDPHFDDALPCAARHRARAHPHPHPHARKQWQRGRQHSDPGARAVPAAPAAPFGPDPRPPRAPLRRGDSVDCPPEGRAGEDPAVPAIPVIEEEPGGGGPPGTLLDKLAAGLEDRLFPPRGAQPLAAAPALAVAAAPTSPDHGPA, from the exons ATGCAGCCCACGCCCTCCATGGCCACCGCCGCCAGCGCCGCGGCCACGGCCGCGCTGACCTCGAG GCGGAGCCCGACCCGGTGGGGGACAACTacgtgctgctggtggtggtccTGTCGCTGTTCGTGGGCGGCACGCTGGTGGTGCTGTCGGGGGTGCTGCTCCTGTGCAAGCGCTGCTGGGAGGTCCACCGGCGCTTCGACAG GGCCACCGAGGAAGCCGAGAAGACCACCACCACCTACCTGGACAACGGCGCCCACCCAGCCCAAG ACTGGGCGCAGCTCGATTCCGACTCATCTCTGTTTCCTTAGAGCCCACGC ACCCCGACTTCAGGGGGGAGGACCCGGAGGGCCAGGACGCGGAGACGGAGCGCTTCCTGTCCACGAGCTCCACGGGCCGCCGGGTGTCCTTCAACGAGGCGGCCCTGTTCGAGCAGAGCCGGAAGTCGCAGGACAAGGGCCGCCG ATCATCACGATCCACGAGTGCGACTTGGGTGAAGCCAGCGCAACGCCCCCCCCCCACGCCGTCGCGGCCCCCAAGGCCAACCTCGCCATATTCCAG cccccgggGAAGGCCCTCACCGGCCGCTCCGTGGGCCCCAGCTCCGCCCTGCCAGGTGACCCCTACAGCTCAGCCGTGGGCCCTGCCGACTTCGAGATCAGCCCCTTGGCATCCAGCGACTGCGGGGAAGGCACCCGGGTGAGGGCCCCCGAGCGGCccccgccctccctgcccccttccagGACAGAG TCCGACGCAGGTACGAGGAGCGCCATGGCCGTGGGGCCGGGGGCCACGAGCGGGCCCGGGGAGGCCGGCCCAGGCTCCGGGGCAGGACCTGTCCTGCAGTTCTTCACCCGCCTGCGGCGCCACGCCAGCCTGGACGGGGCGAGCCCCTACTTCAAGGTCAAGAAATGGAAGCTGGACCCCAGCCAGCGGGCATCCAGCCTGGATACCAGAG GCTCCCCCAAGCGGCACCACTTCCAGCGGCAGCGGGCAGCCAGTGAGAGCACGGAGCAGGAGGAGGGCGACGCCCCCCACATGGACTTCATCCAATACATCGCCAGCGCAGGCGACACTGTGGCcttcccgcccccccacccctttctggccagccccaccagcccatcccccactctcgGCAG GCTAGAGGCAGCCGAGGAGGCGGGCGCCGCGGGAGGAGCGAGCCCCGAGTCCCCCCAAGAGCGCAGCGGCGCGGGCGAGCAGCAGGAATCTGATGGTGAGCGGGACTCGGGCCCAGAGCAGGCCCAGACCATCTACCGGGACATCTGGAGCCTGCGCGCCTCGCTCGAGCTGCACGCGGCTGCCGCCTCGGACCACAGCAGCAGCGGCAACGACCGCGACTCGGTGCGCAGCGGCGAcagctcgggctcgggctcgggctccgggaCCGCCGCGCCCACGTTCCCGCCGCCGTCGCCGTCGCCGCCGCCCCCGCCACGGCCCGCGGACAGCGAGGCGGGAGGGCCGCGGAAGCTGCTGCAGATGGACAGCGGCTACGCCAGCATCGAGGGCCGCGGCGCGGGCGAGGACGGGCTCCCCAGCGCGTCCGAGAAGCGCTCGTCCTTCACCAGCGCCGGCCGCACGACCACCGTGGGCAGCAGCTTCGAGGCGGCGCCGGCGTCCACCGaggcgcccgcccggccccgcagcccgcgcgcctggccccgccgcgccccgcgccgcgaCTACAGCATCGACGAGAAGACGGACGCGCTCTTCCACGAGTTCCTGCGCCACGACCCGCACTTCGACGACGCGCTGCCCTGCGCCGCCCGCCACCGCGCCCGcgcgcacccgcacccgcacccgcacgcGCGCAAGCAGTGGCAGCGCGGCCGGCAGCACAGCGACCCCGGGGCGCGCGCCGTCCCCGCCGCGCCCGCGGCCCCCTTCGGCCCCGACCCGCGCCCCCCACGCGCGCCCCTGCGCCGCGGCGACAGCGTCGACTGCCCGCCCGAGGGCCGCGCGGGCGAGGACCCCGCCGTGCCCGCCATCCCGGTCATCGAGGAGGagcccggcggcggcgggcccCCGGGGACGCTGCTGGACAAGCTGGCGGCCGGCCTCGAGGACAGACTGTTCCCGCCGCGCGGCGCCCAGCCCCTCGCCGCGGCCCCCGCGCTGGCCGTCGCCGCCGCGCCCACGTCTCCCGACCACGGCCCGGCCTAA
- the LOC112666173 gene encoding voltage-dependent calcium channel beta subunit-associated regulatory protein isoform X3, whose amino-acid sequence MQPTPSMATAASAAATAALTSRWDNATGSPTAEPDPVGDNYVLLVVVLSLFVGGTLVVLSGVLLLCKRCWEVHRRFDRATEEAEKTTTTYLDNGAHPAQDPDFRGEDPEGQDAETERFLSTSSTGRRVSFNEAALFEQSRKSQDKGRRSSRSTSATWVKPAQRPPPTPSRPPRPTSPYSSSALPGDPYSSAVGPADFEISPLASSDCGEGTRSDAGTRSAMAVGPGATSGPGEAGPGSGAGPVLQFFTRLRRHASLDGASPYFKVKKWKLDPSQRASSLDTRGSPKRHHFQRQRAASESTEQEEGDAPHMDFIQYIASAGDTVAFPPPHPFLASPTSPSPTLGRLEAAEEAGAAGGASPESPQERSGAGEQQESDGERDSGPEQAQTIYRDIWSLRASLELHAAAASDHSSSGNDRDSVRSGDSSGSGSGSGTAAPTFPPPSPSPPPPPRPADSEAGGPRKLLQMDSGYASIEGRGAGEDGLPSASEKRSSFTSAGRTTTVGSSFEAAPASTEAPARPRSPRAWPRRAPRRDYSIDEKTDALFHEFLRHDPHFDDALPCAARHRARAHPHPHPHARKQWQRGRQHSDPGARAVPAAPAAPFGPDPRPPRAPLRRGDSVDCPPEGRAGEDPAVPAIPVIEEEPGGGGPPGTLLDKLAAGLEDRLFPPRGAQPLAAAPALAVAAAPTSPDHGPA is encoded by the exons ATGCAGCCCACGCCCTCCATGGCCACCGCCGCCAGCGCCGCGGCCACGGCCGCGCTGACCTCGAGGTGGGACAACGCCACCGGCAGCCCCACC GCGGAGCCCGACCCGGTGGGGGACAACTacgtgctgctggtggtggtccTGTCGCTGTTCGTGGGCGGCACGCTGGTGGTGCTGTCGGGGGTGCTGCTCCTGTGCAAGCGCTGCTGGGAGGTCCACCGGCGCTTCGACAG GGCCACCGAGGAAGCCGAGAAGACCACCACCACCTACCTGGACAACGGCGCCCACCCAGCCCAAG ACCCCGACTTCAGGGGGGAGGACCCGGAGGGCCAGGACGCGGAGACGGAGCGCTTCCTGTCCACGAGCTCCACGGGCCGCCGGGTGTCCTTCAACGAGGCGGCCCTGTTCGAGCAGAGCCGGAAGTCGCAGGACAAGGGCCGCCG ATCATCACGATCCACGAGTGCGACTTGGGTGAAGCCAGCGCAACGCCCCCCCCCCACGCCGTCGCGGCCCCCAAGGCCAACCTCGCCATATTCCAG CTCCGCCCTGCCAGGTGACCCCTACAGCTCAGCCGTGGGCCCTGCCGACTTCGAGATCAGCCCCTTGGCATCCAGCGACTGCGGGGAAGGCACCCGG TCCGACGCAGGTACGAGGAGCGCCATGGCCGTGGGGCCGGGGGCCACGAGCGGGCCCGGGGAGGCCGGCCCAGGCTCCGGGGCAGGACCTGTCCTGCAGTTCTTCACCCGCCTGCGGCGCCACGCCAGCCTGGACGGGGCGAGCCCCTACTTCAAGGTCAAGAAATGGAAGCTGGACCCCAGCCAGCGGGCATCCAGCCTGGATACCAGAG GCTCCCCCAAGCGGCACCACTTCCAGCGGCAGCGGGCAGCCAGTGAGAGCACGGAGCAGGAGGAGGGCGACGCCCCCCACATGGACTTCATCCAATACATCGCCAGCGCAGGCGACACTGTGGCcttcccgcccccccacccctttctggccagccccaccagcccatcccccactctcgGCAG GCTAGAGGCAGCCGAGGAGGCGGGCGCCGCGGGAGGAGCGAGCCCCGAGTCCCCCCAAGAGCGCAGCGGCGCGGGCGAGCAGCAGGAATCTGATGGTGAGCGGGACTCGGGCCCAGAGCAGGCCCAGACCATCTACCGGGACATCTGGAGCCTGCGCGCCTCGCTCGAGCTGCACGCGGCTGCCGCCTCGGACCACAGCAGCAGCGGCAACGACCGCGACTCGGTGCGCAGCGGCGAcagctcgggctcgggctcgggctccgggaCCGCCGCGCCCACGTTCCCGCCGCCGTCGCCGTCGCCGCCGCCCCCGCCACGGCCCGCGGACAGCGAGGCGGGAGGGCCGCGGAAGCTGCTGCAGATGGACAGCGGCTACGCCAGCATCGAGGGCCGCGGCGCGGGCGAGGACGGGCTCCCCAGCGCGTCCGAGAAGCGCTCGTCCTTCACCAGCGCCGGCCGCACGACCACCGTGGGCAGCAGCTTCGAGGCGGCGCCGGCGTCCACCGaggcgcccgcccggccccgcagcccgcgcgcctggccccgccgcgccccgcgccgcgaCTACAGCATCGACGAGAAGACGGACGCGCTCTTCCACGAGTTCCTGCGCCACGACCCGCACTTCGACGACGCGCTGCCCTGCGCCGCCCGCCACCGCGCCCGcgcgcacccgcacccgcacccgcacgcGCGCAAGCAGTGGCAGCGCGGCCGGCAGCACAGCGACCCCGGGGCGCGCGCCGTCCCCGCCGCGCCCGCGGCCCCCTTCGGCCCCGACCCGCGCCCCCCACGCGCGCCCCTGCGCCGCGGCGACAGCGTCGACTGCCCGCCCGAGGGCCGCGCGGGCGAGGACCCCGCCGTGCCCGCCATCCCGGTCATCGAGGAGGagcccggcggcggcgggcccCCGGGGACGCTGCTGGACAAGCTGGCGGCCGGCCTCGAGGACAGACTGTTCCCGCCGCGCGGCGCCCAGCCCCTCGCCGCGGCCCCCGCGCTGGCCGTCGCCGCCGCGCCCACGTCTCCCGACCACGGCCCGGCCTAA